A section of the Alkalihalobacillus sp. LMS39 genome encodes:
- a CDS encoding aldolase — protein MLEKTKKNYGYEAFGLRIVSEFPLPELHKMTVYELSNIDLHITLSDLTAVWNENASPDDYFFVKETECLFHVPDVAIYSIQQGERITISPMPGVSEDHIRIYVLGTCMGILLMQRKVLPLHGSAIAINGNAYAIVGDSGAGKSTLAAAFLSKGYKLLTDDVIALSLSAEKAPIVTPAYPQQKLWIQSLDQFGMDADAYRPIVERETKFAIPVSAQFERKALPLKGIFELVKTETNRVTLKPITKLERFHKLFYHTYRGFMVPQLQLMDWHFAFSANIIKACDLYQLERPNSSTVFTAHELVETIIETIEMGDYCESN, from the coding sequence ATGCTAGAGAAAACGAAAAAAAATTATGGCTATGAAGCTTTTGGACTTCGCATTGTAAGTGAGTTTCCTCTTCCTGAGTTACATAAAATGACAGTTTATGAACTGAGTAATATTGACCTTCATATTACACTGTCAGACTTAACAGCGGTTTGGAATGAAAATGCAAGTCCAGATGATTACTTTTTCGTAAAAGAAACGGAATGTTTATTTCATGTACCCGATGTGGCGATTTACAGTATTCAACAAGGGGAGCGAATCACTATCTCTCCAATGCCGGGCGTTTCAGAAGATCATATCAGAATTTATGTACTCGGCACATGCATGGGAATTTTGTTAATGCAACGAAAAGTTCTCCCTTTACACGGAAGTGCCATTGCCATAAACGGAAATGCATATGCGATTGTTGGTGATTCAGGAGCGGGGAAATCAACACTAGCTGCTGCATTTTTAAGTAAGGGATATAAGCTGCTAACCGATGACGTCATTGCACTTTCACTATCCGCTGAGAAAGCACCTATCGTAACACCTGCGTATCCACAGCAAAAGCTTTGGATTCAAAGCTTAGACCAATTTGGTATGGATGCGGATGCATATCGTCCGATCGTAGAACGAGAAACGAAATTTGCGATTCCTGTTTCAGCACAGTTTGAACGAAAAGCATTACCGTTAAAAGGGATTTTTGAACTTGTAAAGACAGAGACTAATAGAGTGACATTGAAGCCGATTACGAAACTAGAACGATTTCATAAGCTTTTCTATCATACTTATCGAGGCTTTATGGTCCCGCAATTACAGTTAATGGATTGGCATTTTGCGTTCTCAGCCAACATTATTAAAGCTTGTGACCTATATCAACTAGAGCGTCCAAATTCATCAACTGTTTTTACCGCACATGAACTAGTAGAAACGATTATAGAAACGATTGAAATGGGGGATTATTGTGAATCAAATTAA
- a CDS encoding lasso peptide biosynthesis B2 protein — MMVEAYFLLGWARIIKLVPFSKVAPTLGEHMNETSYTHDSKGKEVQMQVADTITIMSRYTFWESKCLVQAIAAMKMLKRRKIESTLYLGTGKDEGGNMIAHAWLRSGPYVITGSEGKEHFTVVATFAQKFVNQKIEGVGVQNE, encoded by the coding sequence ATGATGGTAGAAGCCTACTTTCTATTAGGTTGGGCTCGGATTATAAAGCTTGTCCCATTTTCAAAGGTTGCGCCTACATTAGGTGAACATATGAATGAAACGAGCTACACACATGATAGCAAGGGGAAAGAAGTACAAATGCAAGTGGCTGATACGATTACAATAATGAGTCGTTATACGTTTTGGGAAAGTAAATGCCTAGTTCAAGCGATTGCAGCTATGAAAATGTTAAAACGCCGAAAAATTGAAAGCACCCTTTATTTAGGAACGGGTAAAGACGAGGGTGGAAATATGATCGCACACGCATGGTTACGAAGTGGACCATACGTGATTACAGGCTCTGAGGGGAAAGAGCATTTTACTGTAGTAGCGACATTTGCACAAAAATTTGTTAATCAAAAGATAGAAGGTGTGGGTGTGCAAAATGAATAA
- a CDS encoding paeninodin family lasso peptide has product MKKEWQTPSLEVLEVQMTMANPNNGDHLDQTYPDGTPREDLTWS; this is encoded by the coding sequence ATGAAAAAAGAATGGCAAACACCATCACTTGAAGTGTTAGAAGTACAAATGACGATGGCTAATCCAAATAATGGGGATCATCTTGACCAAACTTATCCAGATGGAACACCGAGAGAAGATTTGACATGGAGTTAA
- a CDS encoding asparagine synthase-related protein: protein MSAISGIISHQHLRIPESYGSNVMDVMSSFPFDSLDTWEDEGVFLSCLHQWITPESKHEPQPFYDSERQLVICADAIIDNRDELFDRLQISQPMRRTMPDSQLILFAYAKWQEDVPKHLLGDFAFIIWDIKEKKLFGARDFSGARTLYFFNNKNFFAFCTIINPLFTLPFIKKSINEQWLAEFLAIPTMVEAVDMNVTPYQSIYQIPPSHCLSVKDGRVTVTRYFTFPETERLTFKNNEEYEEAFRDVLNQAVKSRLRTLGHVGSHLSGGLDSGSVVYFAANALKQENKKLNTFSSVPMEGFTDWTSDDYIPDERSWIKETVNFVGNIEDEYLSFENKNPLEEVDEFLSILEMPYKFFENAYWLHGITSRAHKKGVKVLLNGARGNHSISWGSWNLTYEYYINLLKKLKWMRLNQQLNEFCHQHRTGKSIVLPYVAKKAFPFPFGGGYKQQTDQNSLAIINEEFSLKTKVYDKLAFYHMDQYGVTVKGLNNYRNWYYQQLFPWNKSGVAGTKLSLRYSLWDRDPTNDIRVIRFCLAVPEEQYVAKGIERSLIRRAMNCRLPKKIINNQHQRGFQGADTIQRMQPHWNEFIHELKQMSNDSVLKDMIDMDKLKNSISVLEKKREPELITKDEFKIATRCFIVARFIQHHF from the coding sequence ATGAGCGCCATTTCAGGGATTATATCACACCAACATTTAAGAATACCTGAATCATACGGTTCTAATGTAATGGACGTTATGTCATCTTTTCCTTTTGACAGTCTTGATACGTGGGAAGATGAAGGTGTGTTTCTCTCTTGTTTACACCAGTGGATTACACCTGAATCGAAACATGAACCTCAACCTTTTTATGATAGTGAAAGACAGCTTGTAATTTGTGCGGATGCAATTATTGATAATCGTGATGAGTTATTTGACCGATTACAAATTTCGCAGCCTATGAGAAGAACAATGCCAGATAGCCAACTTATTTTATTTGCTTATGCAAAATGGCAAGAAGATGTACCGAAACATCTTCTTGGAGATTTTGCATTTATAATTTGGGATATAAAAGAAAAAAAGTTGTTTGGTGCCAGAGATTTTTCTGGAGCACGAACCCTTTACTTCTTTAATAATAAAAACTTCTTTGCTTTTTGTACGATAATAAATCCGCTATTCACTTTACCTTTTATTAAAAAGAGCATAAATGAACAGTGGTTAGCTGAGTTTTTAGCTATACCAACGATGGTAGAAGCGGTAGATATGAATGTGACACCGTATCAATCGATTTATCAAATTCCCCCTTCTCATTGCTTGTCAGTGAAGGATGGAAGAGTAACTGTTACTAGATATTTCACCTTCCCAGAAACTGAAAGACTAACTTTTAAGAATAATGAAGAGTATGAAGAAGCTTTTCGGGATGTGTTAAATCAGGCTGTAAAAAGTAGGCTAAGAACGCTAGGCCATGTTGGTTCCCATTTAAGCGGTGGACTTGATTCAGGTTCCGTTGTGTATTTTGCAGCAAATGCATTAAAGCAGGAAAATAAGAAATTGAATACGTTTAGCTCTGTTCCAATGGAAGGATTTACGGATTGGACTTCCGATGATTATATTCCAGATGAAAGATCGTGGATAAAAGAAACCGTTAATTTTGTAGGGAATATTGAAGATGAATATTTATCCTTTGAGAATAAAAATCCGCTTGAAGAAGTCGATGAGTTTCTATCTATCTTGGAAATGCCTTATAAATTCTTTGAAAATGCCTATTGGCTACATGGAATCACTTCTAGAGCCCATAAAAAGGGAGTGAAAGTGCTTTTAAATGGTGCACGAGGAAATCACTCGATATCTTGGGGATCTTGGAATTTAACATATGAGTATTATATTAATTTACTAAAAAAGCTGAAGTGGATGCGATTAAATCAACAGTTAAACGAGTTTTGTCACCAGCATCGAACTGGGAAATCAATAGTTCTACCCTATGTAGCAAAAAAAGCATTTCCTTTTCCCTTTGGAGGAGGATATAAACAGCAAACGGACCAAAACTCTTTAGCTATTATTAATGAAGAATTTTCTTTAAAAACAAAAGTTTACGATAAATTAGCTTTTTATCATATGGACCAATATGGAGTAACAGTCAAAGGCTTAAACAATTATCGAAACTGGTATTATCAACAGCTGTTTCCTTGGAATAAAAGTGGGGTAGCGGGAACGAAATTATCTTTACGCTACTCGTTATGGGACAGGGACCCAACAAATGATATAAGAGTTATACGGTTTTGTTTAGCTGTCCCAGAAGAACAATATGTAGCTAAAGGTATTGAAAGATCATTAATTCGAAGAGCGATGAATTGTCGACTACCGAAAAAAATCATAAACAATCAACATCAACGAGGGTTTCAAGGTGCGGATACGATTCAAAGAATGCAACCACATTGGAATGAATTTATACATGAATTAAAGCAAATGTCTAACGATTCTGTTTTAAAAGATATGATAGATATGGATAAACTAAAAAACTCAATATCAGTTCTTGAGAAAAAGCGAGAACCAGAGTTAATAACAAAAGACGAATTTAAAATCGCAACTCGTTGTTTCATAGTTGCTCGCTTTATACAACATCATTTTTGA
- a CDS encoding paeninodin family lasso peptide — protein sequence MKKTWNQPKLETLQVSMTFNGPGNANADCFDVSDGRTETHPGRSNASCLDNGGNPLDS from the coding sequence ATGAAAAAAACATGGAACCAACCAAAGCTAGAAACGCTTCAAGTCAGTATGACATTTAATGGTCCTGGAAATGCGAATGCCGATTGTTTTGATGTTTCCGATGGAAGAACTGAAACGCATCCTGGTCGCTCCAATGCTAGTTGTTTAGATAATGGGGGAAATCCTCTTGATAGCTAA
- a CDS encoding nucleotidyltransferase family protein, with protein sequence MNNEAKVNLSTLPKEVKLSIEIIKQSSISEIEKLASDKEIDWNTFIDYALHHRLYPSLYRLVKQLKSTVIPSFVIETLGSYYKRNTIQMLQLSAEMERVSRLFIENQIELLFLKGPVIAQYLYGDISMRTSGDLDFLIPIQKLPQAEALLIEQGYEKDDYIETVLEDWRWRHHHVTYYHPITGIKLEIHWRLHPGPGKEPHFYRLWERKQQSTLTTFPVYFLGQEDLFIFLVSHGARHGWSRLRWLADIDRFLKMKDSLVKTNQVFEQQAVHLVGQAMLLSNSLFHTKIPTELQWFLEKERVQKLAEEAMFYLERKVNLHTPPLPKDVSLFHSRHLFSLMSTERKVLYVASCFFPYPEDAATLPLPKSLHFLYFPLRPFLWAWRKMKKPNATGRYAK encoded by the coding sequence ATGAATAACGAGGCAAAAGTGAACCTTTCAACACTACCAAAAGAAGTAAAATTATCAATTGAAATCATTAAACAATCGTCAATATCAGAAATCGAAAAACTAGCTTCTGATAAAGAAATAGATTGGAACACTTTTATTGATTACGCTTTACACCACCGCCTATATCCGTCGTTATATCGATTAGTAAAGCAATTGAAATCTACTGTTATACCTTCGTTTGTTATTGAAACACTAGGTTCCTATTATAAAAGAAATACGATTCAAATGCTTCAGTTAAGTGCTGAAATGGAGCGTGTTAGTCGATTATTTATAGAAAATCAGATTGAATTACTATTTCTTAAAGGACCTGTAATTGCACAGTATTTATACGGGGATATTTCTATGCGTACATCAGGAGATTTAGATTTTTTAATCCCCATTCAAAAATTGCCACAAGCGGAAGCACTGCTTATTGAGCAAGGGTATGAAAAAGATGATTATATTGAAACGGTACTTGAAGATTGGCGGTGGCGCCATCATCATGTCACGTATTATCACCCTATTACAGGGATTAAACTTGAAATTCATTGGAGGTTACATCCTGGTCCAGGAAAAGAACCTCATTTTTATAGATTATGGGAACGAAAACAACAAAGCACTCTTACGACTTTTCCTGTTTACTTTTTAGGTCAAGAAGATTTATTTATATTTCTTGTGTCACATGGGGCAAGGCATGGTTGGTCACGTCTGCGCTGGTTAGCGGATATTGACCGTTTTTTGAAAATGAAGGACTCTTTGGTGAAGACAAACCAGGTGTTTGAACAACAAGCCGTTCACCTTGTTGGACAGGCGATGTTATTAAGTAACAGTCTGTTTCACACAAAAATACCGACAGAATTACAATGGTTTTTAGAAAAAGAACGGGTACAAAAGCTTGCAGAAGAGGCGATGTTTTATCTTGAACGAAAGGTTAATCTTCATACCCCACCTCTTCCAAAAGATGTTTCACTTTTTCATAGTCGTCATTTGTTTTCGTTAATGTCAACGGAAAGAAAAGTACTATACGTTGCTAGCTGTTTTTTCCCCTACCCAGAAGATGCAGCCACATTACCATTACCAAAATCATTACACTTTTTATATTTCCCGCTCCGTCCGTTTCTATGGGCTTGGCGTAAAATGAAAAAGCCTAACGCGACAGGGAGGTATGCAAAATGA
- a CDS encoding lasso peptide biosynthesis PqqD family chaperone, whose protein sequence is MVNQIKGLSLSNTVEQGPGNIVTDMDGEKVMLSVAKGKYYNLGLMGGEIWELITTPTSITDIVSRLLVVYDVEQEVCEQQVLSFLSQLHSEGLIETNI, encoded by the coding sequence ATTGTGAATCAAATTAAGGGATTATCATTATCAAATACTGTTGAACAAGGACCAGGAAATATTGTCACTGATATGGACGGGGAAAAAGTCATGTTAAGTGTAGCGAAAGGAAAGTATTATAACTTAGGATTGATGGGAGGAGAAATTTGGGAGCTCATTACAACGCCTACCTCCATTACAGATATAGTATCTCGCCTGTTAGTCGTTTATGACGTGGAACAAGAAGTTTGTGAGCAACAAGTTCTATCATTTTTAAGTCAGCTGCATAGTGAAGGGTTAATAGAAACAAACATATAG